The Natator depressus isolate rNatDep1 chromosome 8, rNatDep2.hap1, whole genome shotgun sequence genome window below encodes:
- the NEURL1B gene encoding E3 ubiquitin-protein ligase NEURL1B isoform X2: protein MGNTAHKSLPDTSHQARSVSSRPYYTLPNSSHERRSVLTIAEPPRFHSQAKGKNVRLDAHSRKATRRNSFCNGVTFTNRPIHLYEKVRLKLVAVHHGWSGALRFGFTIHDPSQMSSDDIPKYACPDLVTRPGFWAKALPERFALRDNILGFWVDRHGRVFYSINDEEPILFHCGIKVSGPLWGLIDVYGITHEVQILDSMFAETMTSAHLSSARLSTCLPQSSHDSANFNNNELENNQVVAKIANLNLSRVPGLSVDNHIIPCCPNRRQRAQGVPAFLDTDLRFHPTRGPDVTFSQDRMVACTNWQESNRTLVFSDRPLHIGESLFVEIGLLGLPYHGALSFGITSCDPGTLRTTELPADPDFLLDRKEYWVVYRAFPVFSSGDILSFMVLPNGEVHHGMNGVSRGMLMCVDTSQSLWVFFTIHGVINQLKILGTVQSSPGTTSPSGSPGGSQYDSDSDMAFSVNRSSSASESSLVTAPSSPLSPPVSPVFPPPEASSSKNGECTVCFDSEVDTVIYACGHMCLCNTCGLKLKKQLNACCPICRRVIKDVIKIYRP, encoded by the exons ACACAAGTCACCAGGCTCGCTCTGTGTCCAGCAGACCTTACTACACGTTGCCCAACAGCAGCCATGAAAGGCGCTCTGTCCTCACCATCGCGGAGCCCCCGCGTTTCCACTCCCAAGCCAAGGGCAAGAACGTCCGTCTGGATGCCCACTCCCGCAAGGCTACCCGGAGAAATAGCTTCTGCAATGGGGTCACTTTCACCAACCGGCCCATCCACCTCTATGAGAAGGTGCGGCTCAAGCTGGTGGCCGTGCACCATGGATGGAGTGGGGCACTTCGCTTTGGCTTCACCATCCACGACCCATCACAAATGAGCTCTGATGACATACCAAAGTATGCCTGCCCCGACTTGGTGACTCGACCTGGATTCTGGGCGAAAGCTTTGCCAGAGAGGTTTGCACTGAGGGACAATATCCTGGGATTCTGGGTCGACCGCCATGGGAGAGTCTTCTATAGTATTAACGATGAGGAGCCAATATTGTTTCACTGTGGTATTAAAGTCTCTGGGCCTCTCTGGGGGCTGATAGATGTCTATGGAATTACCCATGAAGTACAAATACTAG ATAGCATGTTTGCAGAGACCATGACCTCCGCCCACCTCAGTAGTGCACGATTGAGCACTTGCCTTCCTCAGAGCAGTCACGATTCCGCCAACTTCAACAACAACGAACTGGAGAACAACCAAGTGGTGGCCAAAATTGCTAACCTAAATTTGAGTCGGGTGCCGGGGCTTTCAGTGGATAACCACATAATCCCCTGTTGCCCAAACAGGCGGCAGCGTGCCCAGGGTGTGCCTGCCTTTCTGGATACAGATCTGCGTTTCCACCCCACCCGTGGGCCTGATGTTACCTTTTCTCAGGACCGCATGGTGGCGTGCACCAATTGGCAAGAAAGCAATAGGACTTTGGTGTTTTCTGACCGGCCTTTGCACATTGGTGAAAGCCTCTTTGTGGAAATAGGACTCCTAGGGTTGCCATATCATGGGGCCCTTTCGTTTGGCATCACTTCTTGTGATCCAGGTACTTTACGGACAACTGAGCTCCCAGCGGATCCAGACTTTCTCTTGGACCGCAAGGAGTACTGGGTGGTTTACCGAGCATTCCCAGTCTTCAGCAGCGGCGACATCCTCAGCTTCATGGTCTTGCCAAACGGAGAAGTGCACCATGGGATGAATGGAGTCAGCCGAGGGATGCTTATGTGCGTGGACACCTCACAATCTCTCTGGGTGTTTTTCACAATCCATGGTGTAATCAACCAGCTCAAAATATTAG GCACTGTCCAGTCCAGTCCTGGGACTACCTCTCCCTCAGGATCCCCTGGAGGCTCACAGTATGACAGTGACTCAGATATGGCCTTCAGCGTGAATAGGTCCTCATCTGCTTCAGAGTCATCACTAG TGACTGCTCCAAGTTCCCCTCTGAGTCCCCCCGTCTCTCCTGTCTTTCCCCCTCCAGAGGCCTCGAGCAGCAAGAACGGGGAGTGCACTGTCTGCTTCGACAGTGAAGTGGACACTGTGATCTACGCCTGCGGACACATGTGCCTGTGCAACACCTGTGGTCTTAAGCTGAAGAAGCAACTCAATGCCTGCTGCCCAATCTGCCGACGAGTCATCAAAGATGTTATTAAAATATACCGCCCTTGA
- the NEURL1B gene encoding E3 ubiquitin-protein ligase NEURL1B isoform X1, which produces MGNAESVPAGSASRLSVSQSPGIRFDTSHQARSVSSRPYYTLPNSSHERRSVLTIAEPPRFHSQAKGKNVRLDAHSRKATRRNSFCNGVTFTNRPIHLYEKVRLKLVAVHHGWSGALRFGFTIHDPSQMSSDDIPKYACPDLVTRPGFWAKALPERFALRDNILGFWVDRHGRVFYSINDEEPILFHCGIKVSGPLWGLIDVYGITHEVQILDSMFAETMTSAHLSSARLSTCLPQSSHDSANFNNNELENNQVVAKIANLNLSRVPGLSVDNHIIPCCPNRRQRAQGVPAFLDTDLRFHPTRGPDVTFSQDRMVACTNWQESNRTLVFSDRPLHIGESLFVEIGLLGLPYHGALSFGITSCDPGTLRTTELPADPDFLLDRKEYWVVYRAFPVFSSGDILSFMVLPNGEVHHGMNGVSRGMLMCVDTSQSLWVFFTIHGVINQLKILGTVQSSPGTTSPSGSPGGSQYDSDSDMAFSVNRSSSASESSLVTAPSSPLSPPVSPVFPPPEASSSKNGECTVCFDSEVDTVIYACGHMCLCNTCGLKLKKQLNACCPICRRVIKDVIKIYRP; this is translated from the exons ACACAAGTCACCAGGCTCGCTCTGTGTCCAGCAGACCTTACTACACGTTGCCCAACAGCAGCCATGAAAGGCGCTCTGTCCTCACCATCGCGGAGCCCCCGCGTTTCCACTCCCAAGCCAAGGGCAAGAACGTCCGTCTGGATGCCCACTCCCGCAAGGCTACCCGGAGAAATAGCTTCTGCAATGGGGTCACTTTCACCAACCGGCCCATCCACCTCTATGAGAAGGTGCGGCTCAAGCTGGTGGCCGTGCACCATGGATGGAGTGGGGCACTTCGCTTTGGCTTCACCATCCACGACCCATCACAAATGAGCTCTGATGACATACCAAAGTATGCCTGCCCCGACTTGGTGACTCGACCTGGATTCTGGGCGAAAGCTTTGCCAGAGAGGTTTGCACTGAGGGACAATATCCTGGGATTCTGGGTCGACCGCCATGGGAGAGTCTTCTATAGTATTAACGATGAGGAGCCAATATTGTTTCACTGTGGTATTAAAGTCTCTGGGCCTCTCTGGGGGCTGATAGATGTCTATGGAATTACCCATGAAGTACAAATACTAG ATAGCATGTTTGCAGAGACCATGACCTCCGCCCACCTCAGTAGTGCACGATTGAGCACTTGCCTTCCTCAGAGCAGTCACGATTCCGCCAACTTCAACAACAACGAACTGGAGAACAACCAAGTGGTGGCCAAAATTGCTAACCTAAATTTGAGTCGGGTGCCGGGGCTTTCAGTGGATAACCACATAATCCCCTGTTGCCCAAACAGGCGGCAGCGTGCCCAGGGTGTGCCTGCCTTTCTGGATACAGATCTGCGTTTCCACCCCACCCGTGGGCCTGATGTTACCTTTTCTCAGGACCGCATGGTGGCGTGCACCAATTGGCAAGAAAGCAATAGGACTTTGGTGTTTTCTGACCGGCCTTTGCACATTGGTGAAAGCCTCTTTGTGGAAATAGGACTCCTAGGGTTGCCATATCATGGGGCCCTTTCGTTTGGCATCACTTCTTGTGATCCAGGTACTTTACGGACAACTGAGCTCCCAGCGGATCCAGACTTTCTCTTGGACCGCAAGGAGTACTGGGTGGTTTACCGAGCATTCCCAGTCTTCAGCAGCGGCGACATCCTCAGCTTCATGGTCTTGCCAAACGGAGAAGTGCACCATGGGATGAATGGAGTCAGCCGAGGGATGCTTATGTGCGTGGACACCTCACAATCTCTCTGGGTGTTTTTCACAATCCATGGTGTAATCAACCAGCTCAAAATATTAG GCACTGTCCAGTCCAGTCCTGGGACTACCTCTCCCTCAGGATCCCCTGGAGGCTCACAGTATGACAGTGACTCAGATATGGCCTTCAGCGTGAATAGGTCCTCATCTGCTTCAGAGTCATCACTAG TGACTGCTCCAAGTTCCCCTCTGAGTCCCCCCGTCTCTCCTGTCTTTCCCCCTCCAGAGGCCTCGAGCAGCAAGAACGGGGAGTGCACTGTCTGCTTCGACAGTGAAGTGGACACTGTGATCTACGCCTGCGGACACATGTGCCTGTGCAACACCTGTGGTCTTAAGCTGAAGAAGCAACTCAATGCCTGCTGCCCAATCTGCCGACGAGTCATCAAAGATGTTATTAAAATATACCGCCCTTGA
- the NEURL1B gene encoding E3 ubiquitin-protein ligase NEURL1B isoform X3 gives MGNAESVPAGSASRLSVSQSPGIRFDTSHQARSVSSRPYYTLPNSSHERRSVLTIAEPPRFHSQAKGKNVRLDAHSRKATRRNSFCNGVTFTNRPIHLYEKVRLKLVAVHHGWSGALRFGFTIHDPSQMSSDDIPKYACPDLVTRPGFWAKALPERFALRDNILGFWVDRHGRVFYSINDEEPILFHCGIKVSGPLWGLIDVYGITHEVQILDSMFAETMTSAHLSSARLSTCLPQSSHDSANFNNNELENNQVVAKIANLNLSRVPGLSVDNHIIPCCPNRRQRAQGVPAFLDTDLRFHPTRGPDVTFSQDRMVACTNWQESNRTLVFSDRPLHIGESLFVEIGLLGLPYHGALSFGITSCDPGTLRTTELPADPDFLLDRKEYWVVYRAFPVFSSGDILSFMVLPNGEVHHGMNGVSRGMLMCVDTSQSLWVFFTIHGVINQLKILGTVQSSPGTTSPSGSPGGSQYDSDSDMAFSVNRSSSASESSLEASSSKNGECTVCFDSEVDTVIYACGHMCLCNTCGLKLKKQLNACCPICRRVIKDVIKIYRP, from the exons ACACAAGTCACCAGGCTCGCTCTGTGTCCAGCAGACCTTACTACACGTTGCCCAACAGCAGCCATGAAAGGCGCTCTGTCCTCACCATCGCGGAGCCCCCGCGTTTCCACTCCCAAGCCAAGGGCAAGAACGTCCGTCTGGATGCCCACTCCCGCAAGGCTACCCGGAGAAATAGCTTCTGCAATGGGGTCACTTTCACCAACCGGCCCATCCACCTCTATGAGAAGGTGCGGCTCAAGCTGGTGGCCGTGCACCATGGATGGAGTGGGGCACTTCGCTTTGGCTTCACCATCCACGACCCATCACAAATGAGCTCTGATGACATACCAAAGTATGCCTGCCCCGACTTGGTGACTCGACCTGGATTCTGGGCGAAAGCTTTGCCAGAGAGGTTTGCACTGAGGGACAATATCCTGGGATTCTGGGTCGACCGCCATGGGAGAGTCTTCTATAGTATTAACGATGAGGAGCCAATATTGTTTCACTGTGGTATTAAAGTCTCTGGGCCTCTCTGGGGGCTGATAGATGTCTATGGAATTACCCATGAAGTACAAATACTAG ATAGCATGTTTGCAGAGACCATGACCTCCGCCCACCTCAGTAGTGCACGATTGAGCACTTGCCTTCCTCAGAGCAGTCACGATTCCGCCAACTTCAACAACAACGAACTGGAGAACAACCAAGTGGTGGCCAAAATTGCTAACCTAAATTTGAGTCGGGTGCCGGGGCTTTCAGTGGATAACCACATAATCCCCTGTTGCCCAAACAGGCGGCAGCGTGCCCAGGGTGTGCCTGCCTTTCTGGATACAGATCTGCGTTTCCACCCCACCCGTGGGCCTGATGTTACCTTTTCTCAGGACCGCATGGTGGCGTGCACCAATTGGCAAGAAAGCAATAGGACTTTGGTGTTTTCTGACCGGCCTTTGCACATTGGTGAAAGCCTCTTTGTGGAAATAGGACTCCTAGGGTTGCCATATCATGGGGCCCTTTCGTTTGGCATCACTTCTTGTGATCCAGGTACTTTACGGACAACTGAGCTCCCAGCGGATCCAGACTTTCTCTTGGACCGCAAGGAGTACTGGGTGGTTTACCGAGCATTCCCAGTCTTCAGCAGCGGCGACATCCTCAGCTTCATGGTCTTGCCAAACGGAGAAGTGCACCATGGGATGAATGGAGTCAGCCGAGGGATGCTTATGTGCGTGGACACCTCACAATCTCTCTGGGTGTTTTTCACAATCCATGGTGTAATCAACCAGCTCAAAATATTAG GCACTGTCCAGTCCAGTCCTGGGACTACCTCTCCCTCAGGATCCCCTGGAGGCTCACAGTATGACAGTGACTCAGATATGGCCTTCAGCGTGAATAGGTCCTCATCTGCTTCAGAGTCATCACTAG AGGCCTCGAGCAGCAAGAACGGGGAGTGCACTGTCTGCTTCGACAGTGAAGTGGACACTGTGATCTACGCCTGCGGACACATGTGCCTGTGCAACACCTGTGGTCTTAAGCTGAAGAAGCAACTCAATGCCTGCTGCCCAATCTGCCGACGAGTCATCAAAGATGTTATTAAAATATACCGCCCTTGA